In a genomic window of Gossypium arboreum isolate Shixiya-1 chromosome 7, ASM2569848v2, whole genome shotgun sequence:
- the LOC108456530 gene encoding carotenoid cleavage dioxygenase 8 homolog B, chloroplastic-like, protein MDSLSLSGICRHQFSPITMLDFNQSNHRIEKAGFVRKPEKGGLTITQVASPLRRPVIVPSLDNETVDRRDRNHVAWTSVRQERWEGELVVQGEIPLWLKGTYLRNGPGLWHIEDYNFRHLFDGYATLVKLQFENGRLIAGHRQIESEAYKAARKNKKVCFREFSEVPKYENFMAYVGDIAKLFSGASLTDNANTGVVKLGDGRVVCLTETQKGSLVIDPNSLETLGRLEYSDSLGGLIHSAHPIVTDAEFLTLLPDLVNPGYLVVRMEPGTNERKVIGRVNCRNGPAPGWVHSFPVTEHYVVVPEMPLRYCAQNLLRAEPTPLYKFEWHPESKAFLHVMCKASGKIVASVEVPLFVTFHFINAYEEEDEDGRVTAIIADCCEHNADATILDQLRLQNLRSFNGKDDLLPDARVGRFTIPLDGSPCGKLESALEPDEHGRGMDMCSINPTKLGKKYRYAYACGAQRPCHFPNTLTKLDLVKKKAKNWHEAGAVPSEPFFVARPGATEEDDGAVISLISEKNGNGYALLLDGSTFEEIARAKLPYGLPYGLHGCWVPKE, encoded by the exons ATGGATTCCCTATCACTTTCAGGTATTTGCAGGCACCAGTTTTCACCCATAACCATGTTGGATTTCAATCAATCCAATCATAGAATAGAAAAGGCTGGTTTTGTTAGGAAACCGGAGAAGGGAGGGTTAACAATCACTCAAGTGGCGAGTCCGTTGCGTCGGCCGGTGATTGTTCCATCGCTAGATAACGAAACCGTAGACCGTCGTGATCGGAACCACGTTGCATGGACGAGTGTGAGACAAGAACGATGGGAAGGGGAGCTAGTTGTGCAAGGAGAAATACCTTTATGGCTG AAAGGGACGTACTTACGAAATGGCCCGGGTCTATGGCATATAGAAGATTACAACTTCCGTCACCTCTTTGACGGTTATGCAACACTAGTCAAGCTCCAATTCGAGAACGGCAGATTAATCGCCGGTCACCGACAAATCGAATCCGAGGCCTATAAGGCTGCAAGGAAAAACAAAAAGGTTTGCTTCAGAGAATTCTCGGAAGTACCTAAATATGAAAACTTCATGGCTTATGTTGGGGACATCGCAAAGCTTTTCTCCGGTGCTTCATTAACCGATAACGCCAACACCGGCGTCGTCAAGCTTGGAGACGGCCGAGTAGTTTGCCTGACGGAAACTCAAAAAGGGTCCTTAGTTATTGACCCTAACAGCTTGGAAACATTGGGGAGGTTGGAATATAGTGATAGTTTAGGGGGATTGATACACTCGGCTCATCCCATAGTGACTGATGCCGAGTTCTTGACCTTGTTGCCTGATTTGGTGAACCCTGGTTACTTGGTGGTGAGAATGGAACCAGGGACAAATGAAAGGAAAGTGATTGGGAGGGTTAACTGTAGGAACGGACCAGCTCCCGGTTGGGTTCATTCATTTCCAGTGACTGAACATTATGTTGTGGTGCCTGAAATGCCATTAAGGTACTGCGCTCAAAATTTACTCAGAGCTGAACCTACTCCATTGTATAAATTCGAGTGGCATCCTGAATCTAAAGCCTTCCTTCATGTTATGTGTAAAGCTAGTGGAAAAATC GTGGCGAGTGTGGAAGTGCCATTATTCGTTACATTTCATTTCATCAATGCGTATGAAGAGGAAGATGAAGACGGTCGGGTGACTGCTATAATCGCCGATTGTTGTGAACATAACGCCGACGCCACCATTCTTGATCAGCTTAGGCTTCAAAATCTTCGCTCTTTCAACGGCAAGGACGACTTATTACCCGATGCAAg GGTGGGAAGATTCACAATTCCGTTGGATGGGAGTCCCTGTGGGAAGTTGGAGTCAGCTTTGGAGCCTGATGAACATGGCAGAGGCATGGATATGTGTAGCATCAACCCCACAAAGTTGGGTAAAAAATACAGATATGCTTATGCTTGTGGAGCCCAACGCCCATGTCATTTCCCCAATACCCTCACCAAG CTTGATTTAGTAAAGAAGAAGGCAAAGAATTGGCATGAAGCAGGGGCTGTGCCGTCTGAACCATTCTTCGTGGCTCGGCCAGGGGCAACCGAGGAAGATGATG GTGCTGTGATCTCCTTGATTAGTGAGAAAAATGGAAATGGGTATGCTTTATTGTTAGATGGATCAACATTTGAAGAGATTGCAAGAGCAAAGCTCCCTTATGGTTTACCATATGGACTACATGGATGTTGGGTACCCAAAGAATAA
- the LOC108456519 gene encoding ultraviolet-B receptor UVR8, translating into MESAAGTADDSSNMPHKVVAVAAGEAHTLALSGDGYVYSWGRGMFGRLGTGSESDEIFPVRVKIQNSELKLIAVAAGAYHSLALADDGSVWSWGYNVYGQLGLHGENSLAPQLMERFLELGSPDQSKDELETKSKAPLKICAVKAGGMTSLAIDNLGALWMWGNCPQENNNGDGSLTFVSCFTPIPVWDFHGHTVVKVACGNEHVVALVSAGERHKGDDLLCYSWGGNGHGQLGLGDTESRARPEIVGTFSQDIQWTVYEVACGAFHTALLTRKKRPSDTLESMCWTFGLGDRGQLGHGTTRSALVPEPVKELPKPVYLVSVDCGLFHTSVVSSAGDVWSWGMEKGLGLCPDASFTGTDSGDAISPLRIHGPKFNDPVQVSCGAAHTVLVAHDGYKLWSWGRGRSGVLGNGKTVDCFSPTVVLWPPLNEDFKQEELNQDDKIVDQKGSDGVLEMEKKLSLAMEEMKLLQSKLSTMERYASILHGSIFGKPFEVQDIPISLQNSGTFDIAREWEKMLESSDRSGLVRLELFYRNMLTGVKDKILKKRIQELIKECLPSSAEGK; encoded by the exons ATGGAATCCGCCGCCGGAACAGCCGATGATTCCAGCAACATGCCGCACAAAGTTGTTGCTGTTGCCGCTGGTGAAGCTCATACTTTGGCTCTCTCTG GGGATGGGTACGTGTATTCATGGGGCAGGGGAATGTTTGGGAGACTCGGGACTGGTTCAGAATCCGACGAGATTTTCCCGGTTCGGGTCAAGATCCAGAACTCAGAGCTTAAGCTTATAGCTGTCGCAGCTGGCGCTTAtcatagtcttgctcttgcag ATGATGGATCAGTTTGGTCTTGGGGTTATAACGTAT ATGGCCAACTTGGTTTACATGGGGAGAATTCTTTGGCACCTCAATTGATGGAGCGGTTTCTTGAATTGGGCTCCCCTGATCAATCAAAAGATGAGTTAGAGACGAAGAGTAAAGCACCCTTGAAG ATTTGTGCAGTCAAGGCTGGAGGAATGACTTCTCTTGCTATTGATAATCTTGGAGCCCTTTGGATGTGGGGCAATTGTCCACAGGAGAATAACAATGGTGACGGAAGCTTGACATTTGTGAGTTGTTTTACTCCAATTCCTGTTTGGGATTTTCACGGCCATACTGTTGTTAAGGTTGCATGTGGAAATGAGCATGTTGTAGCCTTAGTCAGTGCTGGAGAAAGGCATAAAGGTGATGATCTCCTATGCTACTCTTGGGGTGGCAACGGCCATGGCCAATTAGGCCTAGGAGATACAGAGAGCAGGGCTCGTCCTGAAATTGTTGGAACGTTTAGCCAGGACATTCAATGGACGGtttatgaggtagcatgtggtgCCTTCCACACTGCTTTGCTTACTCGTAAAAAGAGACCAAGTGACACACTTGAGAGTATGTGTTGGACGTTTGGCCTTGGGGACAGGGGGCAACTTGGGCATGGAACCACCCGAAGTGCATTGGTTCCTGAACCTGTGAAAGAGTTACCGAAGCCTGTATATCTGGTTTCTGTTGACTGTGGATTGTTTCACACTAGTGTTGTTTCATCAGCCGGAGATGTGTGGTCATGGGGAATGGAAAAGGGTCTAGGTCTATGCCCAGATGCTAGTTTTACAGGAACAGATTCAGGTGACGCCATTTCTCCCCTACGGATACACGGACCTAAATTTAATGATCCGGTTCAAGTATCTTGTGGAGCTGCACATACTGTTCTTGTTGCACATGATGGATACAAGCTATGGTCCTGGGGCAGGGGAAGGAGTGGAGTTCTTGGAAATGGTAAAACTGTCGACTGTTTCAGCCCAACAGTCGTGCTGTGGCCTCCACTGAATGAGGATTTCAAGCAAGAAGAGCTGAATCAGGATGATAAAATTGTAGATCAAAAGGGTTCTGATGGAGTCTTGGAGATGGAGAAGAAGTTATCTTTGGCCATGGAAGAGATGAAGCTCCTCCAATCAAAACTTTCCACCATGGAACGCTATGCAAGCATACTTCACGGTTCAATCTTTGGTAAACCTTTTGAAGTGCAAGATATTCCGATCTCGTTGCAGAACTCTGGCACTTTTGATATTGCAAGGGAATGGGAAAAAATGTTGGAGTCATCAGATCGTAGCGGGCTTGTTAGGTTGGAATTGTTCTACCGAAACATGCTGACAGGTGTTAAGGATAAGATTTTGAAGAAACGGATCCAGGAGTTAATAAAGGAGTGCCTTCCTTCTTCAGCAGAAGGAAAATAG